The genomic window ATTGTGTGAGATTCATAAAGTCTTCAAGTTCTTTGAGTTTTGTTGATGGCTCGTCCTTGTGTATTTCAAAATATGCCCAAAAGTCAATATCGTTTGGATTTTCAACCTTGTCGCGAAAGAGTGATTGTGCGCTTATACCCTGCGTCTGCGCGCGCACCTTAAGCGAAATATCATTGGTAAGAAGTGTGAGACGATAATCCTTAGCAATTTCAATCAGTTTAGAATCATTATAACTATGTTCTTGTGGCTTTATCTTGTATGTGGAGCGATAAATCAAAGTGAGCGGGATACTCATATCGCCAAGGCGAAAATATATAGTCTGCATATAATCCTGTGCAGTATTGCCTTGCACGCCATTATGATTTGGATTTGCAGATCCTATGTTATTTGCTCTTATGTGTGGAGTTGCAGTAGATTTTGCAACATAAGAGTGTGTAAGGTGTGATTGTGGATTCTGTGAAATTGTAATGTCTGCGCTGTGATTTAAAATCTCCTGCGACGTCTCATCGCTATCGCTATTAATACAACGAAAAAATTCACGCGCGAAGAAGCCTGTTTCATTTTGCAAATCTTTCTTTTTATCAAGCTCCTCTATCACTACCTCCGCAATAAAAAGCGCATTTTGTGAATCCTGCCACAAATAAACGATGTTTTGCGTATCATCAAGGATAATGGAAGTATCGAGTAAATAACTTTTTCCGCTCAATCAACTCTCCCTTAAAACGCCTCCATTAACGCTATCCACAAAATCCATAGTCTTAACAACCGAATCTATAAGTCCTTTCATCTCTTTGCTGTGATTGTCATTACTTGCAATTTTTGCAAATTCATCGAAATCGAGTTTTGGTGCGTGATTTTTTAAATAATCCATAGCCACCTGTTCATTAGAGTTGATTAACCCCTGCTCTCTAAGTATGGAAGATAACCTATCAAAAGAACCTTTACTGCTAAAACCTCCCTCGAGCTCTCCACCGATTTCACGCGCCTTTTGCAGCTCCTGTGATGGAGAGAATCTATCTTCAATGCGCCTTGTGATGTCTGCGCTTTGGAGTGATTGCACACTTCTATCGGTATTGTTTATAGAATCCACACCATTTGGCTTTTGCTCACTTTCTTTGCTATTAACATTTTGAGGCTGATTTTGAACATTATAAATGTTTGCAAGCATTCCTTGTACACCGCTATGATTAACTTTTGTAATATCCATTGCCTACCTCCCTTTCTAAATATTTTTAATAGCTTATTTCAAGCAAACATCATTCCTAAAAGTCCCAGCTAGAGCGTGGCTTGTCTGTTGTGCTTTTTTCATCTTTTTGCGAATCTTGTAAAACTTGTGAATTTTGCAGATTCTCTAAATCCTGTGAATCCCCTTGCGTCTCTTGCGAACTTCGCCTATCTTGTGCCAAAGGCTTAAGAAGTGTGTAGGCTTCATCAATCTCCTTAATGCGCGAAAGCGAGGTATCACGGAAAGTCTTATTAATGTTTTTACTATCAAAGATATTTTGCTTAGCATTTTTGATTAAATCGTGATATTTTTGCTCTAAATCCCGCTTGTTTAAATCTTTTGAATCCTGAAGAACAAATATTGCCGTAGCCTCTTTCTCACTCATAGTTTTTGCTTGTGCATAAATTTGTTTAAAAGACTCATATAGCGCGTTAAAATCATCATTTGCTAGCTCAAAAAACGCCGCAATATCGATAATACAATCTTCTTCATCTTCGCTCAAAACGCCATCGGCATAAGCAAGGGCAAACAAAAATTCCACTACTTTAAGACGTTTTTTATACTCGCCCTTTGTGAGTGCTACATATTCCTCACATAACTCATCAATTAACTCATCAATCTGGATTGTAGTGTCGTGATTTTTTTGCTCCATCACTATTTTGCTTAATTCTTCTTTACTTAACTTTGGATTTTTAGATTCTGATGCCATATCTGTAAGTATTCCATCAAGCAATTCTTTTTTGAGCGGACACGTTTTCATCTTACTCCACACGATAAAATTACCTAAAATAGCTGCCAACACAGAAAATTCGTTTGATTTTGCCTTCTCCACAACACTCACTTGCTCGTAAGCATTTTGAAAATTTATGTTTGTATCCTCAAGCTGCTTTGGGTAAGACTGCTGATTAATGGGGTTTTTAAGATAATCTTGCAATGTATTGTAAAGAAAATACACTACCACTCCAGCAATAAGTAAAAGTAAAATTTCCATTACATAATATCCTTTAATGTGTAGTTTTATGTGATTGTAGCAAAAATCACTTTGTGAATCAACGCTTATTTATGCGCTTTTCAAAATCTTTCTTGAGACGCTCTTCTTGCTCTCTAGTGCTTTGTTTTAGTCGTTTTAATTCTTCCATACGTTCATTTTCAAGCGCAATTTTGCGTTCCCTACTATCGCGAATTTTCTGCATAAATTCCTCACGTTTTTTTGGATCTTGGTAGCGAATAGGCTTCATAAAAAGCATTCCCAAAATGATGAGGAAAAACACCAATGCCATTGCCGCATCTTCACCACCAAAATGATACCAAGTCGCACCAATGACTGCCGCAAAAAGAAATTTCCAAAAAAGTTGCATTAAAACATCTCCACCTTTTGCTTATGGTATGTGAATCCAAGAGTATTTCTATCCTCCTGTCCTAAAGCGAGTAACAATATTTGAGGTAATAACAGCACAGGAATAGCAATATTATCGCGATTACAAGCCTTGCAAATCTTAGCACGATTAGAATCTAGCATAGCAAACTGACTAAGTGAGTATGAAAGTATGAAATCCACGCCTAAATCTGCTAAATCAAAAAATAATCGCGCACTATTTGCATATGCAACCTGTGGATTCACTTGCAGTAAGTGTGCGTAATATTGATTAGCAAGCGGTGTCTCGAGCACCTTTAAGCCAACTTGGTTGTAAATTCTATGATTTGTGCTTTTTGGCACATAGGCTTGATACCCACCACGCACGATTGCAGTGAGAAATTGTGTGAATCTTTTTTGGATTAATGGGCTAATATCAATGCTATTAAGCAAATCGGGTAAGTAACACATTTGCACCTTGCTATCGTAAAGGAGATTAAATTGATGTAAATATTGCGTTTCTATCTCACGCATAATATGACTATGGGATTCTATAAAACTCTTTGCATAAAAGGCATTTGCATATGCGTCTTCCTCGACAAAAACAAGTGTAGCATCTGCAGCATTTGCAAGAGCGAGATTGTAAGCGACATTGCGCAATAAATCGTTTTTTTGTGCTAATCTAGCCCAATACCCACCGCAATCAAACAAACCTTGTGCTTGTAACGAAGCAGGAGAAATCACCTCTAAATTCAGTGCAGCAAACAAAGCTTTTGTAGTAGAGAGCAATCCTTGCGGATTTAGCGCACTATCGTATTTATCGTAGATGATATATTTCATAGTTTATCCTTTTCGTCCGCACTTCAAAGTCGTTAGAGCTTTTATCTGCTTACTCTCATAAGAAAATACAATATCCCTCATCAATTCCCATATCTCCTCATCAAGCGTATTTGCGCGTGGATAAACCATATCTGCGAGGCTCACAAAATATAAGATTCCGCCATTTTTATCTAAAAGCCATTTTGTAAAAAACTGCATTTTGTGTGGGTGACGCGAGATAAGCCACTTGAGATAAAGAAAAAACCCATCACCTAAATAATCCTCATTCTCCATAGATGTGATAAGATTCAATATTAAGTATTTGCCTAGTTCCTTTTTTTCCACTTCACTTATAAAATCAGCCTCTGTAAAAAATGTATCATACTTACGCCACAAAGCATCTTTATTAAGGAGCAAATCTTTGTTAGCATAATATATACTCAATGGCTCGATTTGCCATTCTGTGCCAAATCTCTGCACTAATTCTGTAATGCTCATATCCTCGAAAATTACTATATGATTAATACGCAATGCTAAATATGTCTTGTCATAACCATAATCGCCTATTTCATCGTGCAAAAAAGTAAGCAAATGAGAAAGTTTATGTTGAGAACTAAAGGTAAAAACAAGCTTTGTATAATAAGGCAGATAATCCACACCCGCTTGGAATCTAAAGACTTCAAGATTCACTTTATCCATAAAGACTCCTTAATGAAGCAAACTTCTTAATATTTTCATCATAAAAGGCAGATTCTAGCATATTTCACTTATGCCCTCCCTTAAAAGGTTAATTATTTTTTAAAAATTTACTATTCTCTGGATTTGAAGTAAAGGCAAGACGTGAATGCTCCAAGCCCTCTTCCTGCACAGAAGCTATCTCATTGAGCTCTTCAGCTGAAATATCATAAAAAAATGGGTGGCTTACATTTGTAAAAAGCGAAATATCACGCAACAAATCACTATCGTGCAAATAAATAAGCACAACACCTTCATAGGCGATATGCACCAAAGACACCATATTCTCACTGCCAAATCCAGCTTCAAAATCTATGCCATCTTTTTGCAACACAATGCTTTCAAAGCTATATCCGGTAAGCACAAAAGTCGCCACATCGCCAAAAGTGCTACTAATGTGTTCGGGTAGCACAGGGTCAAAATGCGTGTGTTTCATATCACACATTATGTTAAAGCCAACGCCTTTTTCAAGCAAAAATGTCAATATATCTTTCAAATGAGCGAGTATGAGTGTTTTAAACGCAGGTGAAAACAGAATCTTTTGCATTTATAAGCTCCTTAAATTCTGTAAGCATTTTCTGCACCTCATTCATTCCAATTAACCAAAATTTATCGCTCTCTAGATTCAAACCAAAAGTGCTAATCAAATCTTTAGGGCTTTTGCTCCCGCCGAGCGAGAGGAATTGTATATACTTTTGTATGAATTTCGCCTTGCCTTGTGTTGTTTTTTGGGATTTATACAAACCAAAGAGTGCCAAAACAAGCAACTGCCCATAGCTATATGCATAGCAATAAAATGGCGAGTGTATGAAATGCGGGATATAGCACCACCAGCCCTCATAATTCTTGCTTAAACTCACGCTTTTACCAAACATACGCTCGTTTTCTTCTTTCCATATTTCATCAAACTGCTCAGGCTTTAACTCATCGCTTTGCGCGTGAATTCTGCGCTCAAAATGTGTCATCACAACCTGTCTAAAGAGTGTGGAGAAAATATCCTCTAGCTTCCCTGCATAGAGCGGGATTAGCTCCTCTCTACTCAAGGTTGCCTTGAGAGTATCAAAAAGGAGCATTTCTGCAAACACAGAGGCTGTTTCAGCTGTGGTAAGTGGTGTATCCATATTAAGATAACCCTGTGTTTTAGAAAGCTCTTGATGAATCATATGCCCAAATTCATGAGCAATTGTGAAAGCATCTCGGCGAGATTCTGTATAGTTTAGCAACACATAAGGGTGCGCACTCGGCACACTGCCGTGACTAAATGCCCCGCCTCGCTTATGTGGTGCAGGATGAGAATCTACCCAACCTTTTCTTAAGGCTTTCATTGCAATACTTTTAAATTCCCCACTAAATTGCCCAAAGGATTTTAGCACGAGGTTAATCGCCTCATTATAAGAGAGATTATGCGCTTTGCTTTCAATAGGTGCGTATCTATCATAGTCTTTTAACTCTTTTATACCAAGCAGTTTTGCTTTTATCTCATAGTATTCACTTACAAGCGGATAATGGGTGCTTGTTACTTCGATGAGTTTATCCACACTTTTTTGTGTTGCGGCATTTGAGATGTGGCGGAAAGATTCTGGTAATTTATACCCGCGTAGCTGTGTGCTAATATGCAAATCCTTTCGAACCATATTAAGAATATAAGCTAAAAGATGTCGAGATTTATAAAGCTTTTTTGTAAAGATTTTTTGCGCTTCTTTACGCACTTCGCGTTTATGATGATGAAGCAAACTTAGAATCTCCTCCTCATTGAGCTTTGATTTATGTCCTTTTTGTGATTTTTTTGCCTCTTTAAAATGCGTTTTAGAATCCTTACTCTTTGGTACTTTGAAGCTAAGATTTGCTAAATGCTCATCAAATAGGCGCGAAAACGCATTTACACCCACCGGAGAAGTGCTCAAAAGCACTTTTTCCTCTGCTAGAGAGAGCTGATACTTATCTTGCTCAATAAGCTTTTGTAAAAAATATTCATATTGAGGTGCGTGAGCGATAATCTCATCGCGCTTTTGACTGGGAAGATTGCAAAATTCTAGCTCAAAAAACAACACGAGATTCTGCATCTGTGTAGTTTGCATTTCATATTTTGCATACATATCACCTTGCGTGGTATCCTTTGCAAAGCGCAAAAACACATAAGTCATAATGCGCGAAAATCCCTCCAATACCGCTTCATACTCCTTTAATACCTCGCAAAAGAAATCCGACCTAATGGTATTTAGCTTTTGCTCATAAGCCTTTGCAAACTGCTTAGTTCTGCGTGTGTGTGCGCTCATAAATCGCTCCAAATGCTCCTCGTTCCTAAAAAGTGCGTTAAGTTGCCATTGCGAAGATTCCACTCTCATTGTTGCTCCTTTTTAAATTGTCCTATCCTCTTTCTCTTCTTGTATAAGCGTGAGGGCTTTAAGAAAACTGATATTATTCATCTGCATACTTGAAGCCATATTTTTGAGAGTAAGTGTTTTTGAGCTAAACTCACTCTCACCTATTACGATTACAAACTCGTATCCCTTTGTATTAGCATAACCAAACTGCTTTTTGAGCTTATTGATCTCTGGATAAACTTCAATAGGCACTTTTGAGCGGCGGAAAGTCTCGGCAAGTAAATGTGCATAGCCAAAATAAGACCTATCCATACATACAATAAGTGCGCATGCAGAAGTCGCATTCATATGCAAAAGCCCCAATTCTTCCAGCGCAGCCAAAAGTCTATCTAGCCCAATACTCGCGCCCACACCGCTCATTCTCTCCTTAGAAAAAGTGCGAGTGAGATTGTCATATCGCCCTCCGGAGCAGACACTTCCTATACTTTTTAGTGCATTTAGAGTCGTCTCATACACAATTCCTGTGTAGTACCCAAGTCCTCTAGCGATTGAAAAGTTAATGCGATAAGTATCTCTATCCATTTGTAATGGCGCGAGCACCTCATATAAGGCTTTTAAATCATCAATACCCCTTTTAATAGATTCATTAAACTCACTCATAAATGCAATTTGCTTAAAAAAGTTCTCACTATCGCCCTGTTGCTTGATTGAAGTATATTCTAGCAGTTGTTCAACCTGTTTGCCACTTAATGATAATTCCTTCTGTAGTTCGGCAGCCACGCCATCCTTGCCAATCTTATCAAACTTATCGATAATCCTTAGCGCACTATTTATATCTTTATCATTTACAATACCGCAATATTCACAGATTCCATCGAGGATTCCGCGATGATTAAGCCAAATGGTAAATTCATCTATACCAAGCTGGTTGAGTGAAGCATAAATCACTTGCAAAATCTCTGCATCACACGAGGTACTATCACTTCCTATAAAGTCAAAATCACATTGTGTAAATTCCCTATATCGCCCTCTTTGTGCCCGTTCTCCGCGAAACACGCTCCCTATAGCAAAACGTTTAAAGGGCAAATTCACTTCATTTTTGTATTGCGAAATAAATCGCGCTAAAGGCACGGTCAAATCAAATCTTAACGCCACATCGCGCCCCCCGTGGTCCGTAAAACGATATAATTCTTTTTGAATCTCATCACTTCCTTGTTTCACAAGCACATCAGCATATTCTAAATGCGGTGTTTCAATAGGCACAAAACCAAACTTCATAAATACATCACTTAATTGATTGAGTAAAAGTGCCTTTGCTAGGGCTTCCTTAGGTAGTCTATCTTTAAATCCGCTCAATGTGCGAGGGGTAACCAACGCCATTTTGCATTCCTCCTTAAACTTTTTACAATATTTCAACATATTAAAAAGCACTCATTTTATCTTAAAAATCTTTTATTTTAGCTACATTGAACGCTATTTTGGTAAAATTTCCACACTTCATAGCAGATTTTTAGCTTTTTAACTTTACAATAACACTCAAAACATCATCATAAATTTAAGATTCTTAAAAAATAACAAAAATTTTGTGGAGCAAAAATGTCTTTAGCGCAAGATACTATCCCTACTCATTCTGTCAAAAGCATACTTCTGCGTTTGCCAAATTGGTTAGGTGATAGTGTAATGGTCTCTCCTGCATTTGAATGGCTTAAACAAAGCTTTAAAAATGCAGATTTTACGCTTGTAGGCACAAAGGCAAGTTGTGGAATCTATGAGCGAGATTCGCGCGTAAAGCATATTTTTATTGATGAAAGCAAAAGTGCGAAATGTAGAATCTATGCTATCAAAAAACTTGCTAAAAATGTAGGTATACACGATATTTCAATTACATTTGCAAATACCTTTTTTTCCGCACTCTTCTTATTTTTTAGTAAAAGCAAGGTGCGTATAGGCTATGCTAAAAACGCTAGAAGTTTTCTCTTAACCCACGCCCTGCCCTTACACCACATCAAAGGCACACATCAGGTGCATTTATACCTCAAACTCATCGCGCCTTTAGAATCTGTGCAACAACAAGCTTACAAGGCTTATCAAGATATGCTTGATAGTGAAAACGAAGCGGAATTTTTGCCCCAAGATAGTGTGCAGCTACACCAATGGTTGGAGCGCATAGAGCAGCTGCTCCTTGACTACAAATCTGCCCCCTCATTGCCATTTAGGCTAGATTTGCTCCCTATTCTCGCTAAAAAGCCACTTAGCCTTATCTCATATCCTTTGAATCTCGCCACGCAAAACACACAAGATTCACAAAATATCGCCATAGGTATAAATCCCGGAGCAGCTTTTGGCAGTGCAAAATGTTGGGAAAAGTCCTATTTTGTGGAGATTATTAAACATTTTCTCACACTCTCTTATGATGTGTATCTTTTTGGCTCAAGCGATACCAAAGGCACGAACGCGCAAATTGCGGATTCTATCGCTTCTCATTCCAATGCACGATTTTTTCACAACCTCACAGACAAGACAAATCTCAATCAGCTTATTGATTATATTAACGCAATGAATGTCTTTATCACCAACGACAGCGGTCCTATGCACATTGCCGCCGCACTCAAAGTGCCTATGGTAGCGATTTTTGGTCCTACAAATATCAAAGAAACCGCACCATATAAGCCCACATCGCTAAAAAAATTACCTTTTTTACTCCACACAAATGATGATTCTATAGATTCTCAATTTATAGAATCTAGCGCACAGGATAAAGACAGGGCAACTATCACTGCACAGGATTCACAGCAGGTTTCACAAGATTCACACCACGCGCAAAACCCTTATGAATCTTGTATTTTACTCTGCAAATATGTGCCTTGCTCACCTTGCAAGAAGCGTGAATGCCCCTTGAAACATCATAATTGTATGAAGCTTATCACACCGCAAGAAGTTATCACTTATACAATGAATCTGCTAAAAAACAATGAAAAAAGGCTAAGCAATGATACTTGAGACACAAACTTCAACACCCTTACAAAACTACAAGATTCTAAGCAATACCATT from Helicobacter typhlonius includes these protein-coding regions:
- a CDS encoding M3 family oligoendopeptidase — protein: MESSQWQLNALFRNEEHLERFMSAHTRRTKQFAKAYEQKLNTIRSDFFCEVLKEYEAVLEGFSRIMTYVFLRFAKDTTQGDMYAKYEMQTTQMQNLVLFFELEFCNLPSQKRDEIIAHAPQYEYFLQKLIEQDKYQLSLAEEKVLLSTSPVGVNAFSRLFDEHLANLSFKVPKSKDSKTHFKEAKKSQKGHKSKLNEEEILSLLHHHKREVRKEAQKIFTKKLYKSRHLLAYILNMVRKDLHISTQLRGYKLPESFRHISNAATQKSVDKLIEVTSTHYPLVSEYYEIKAKLLGIKELKDYDRYAPIESKAHNLSYNEAINLVLKSFGQFSGEFKSIAMKALRKGWVDSHPAPHKRGGAFSHGSVPSAHPYVLLNYTESRRDAFTIAHEFGHMIHQELSKTQGYLNMDTPLTTAETASVFAEMLLFDTLKATLSREELIPLYAGKLEDIFSTLFRQVVMTHFERRIHAQSDELKPEQFDEIWKEENERMFGKSVSLSKNYEGWWCYIPHFIHSPFYCYAYSYGQLLVLALFGLYKSQKTTQGKAKFIQKYIQFLSLGGSKSPKDLISTFGLNLESDKFWLIGMNEVQKMLTEFKELINAKDSVFTCV
- a CDS encoding glycosyltransferase family 9 protein — encoded protein: MSLAQDTIPTHSVKSILLRLPNWLGDSVMVSPAFEWLKQSFKNADFTLVGTKASCGIYERDSRVKHIFIDESKSAKCRIYAIKKLAKNVGIHDISITFANTFFSALFLFFSKSKVRIGYAKNARSFLLTHALPLHHIKGTHQVHLYLKLIAPLESVQQQAYKAYQDMLDSENEAEFLPQDSVQLHQWLERIEQLLLDYKSAPSLPFRLDLLPILAKKPLSLISYPLNLATQNTQDSQNIAIGINPGAAFGSAKCWEKSYFVEIIKHFLTLSYDVYLFGSSDTKGTNAQIADSIASHSNARFFHNLTDKTNLNQLIDYINAMNVFITNDSGPMHIAAALKVPMVAIFGPTNIKETAPYKPTSLKKLPFLLHTNDDSIDSQFIESSAQDKDRATITAQDSQQVSQDSHHAQNPYESCILLCKYVPCSPCKKRECPLKHHNCMKLITPQEVITYTMNLLKNNEKRLSNDT
- the hisS gene encoding histidine--tRNA ligase, encoding MVTPRTLSGFKDRLPKEALAKALLLNQLSDVFMKFGFVPIETPHLEYADVLVKQGSDEIQKELYRFTDHGGRDVALRFDLTVPLARFISQYKNEVNLPFKRFAIGSVFRGERAQRGRYREFTQCDFDFIGSDSTSCDAEILQVIYASLNQLGIDEFTIWLNHRGILDGICEYCGIVNDKDINSALRIIDKFDKIGKDGVAAELQKELSLSGKQVEQLLEYTSIKQQGDSENFFKQIAFMSEFNESIKRGIDDLKALYEVLAPLQMDRDTYRINFSIARGLGYYTGIVYETTLNALKSIGSVCSGGRYDNLTRTFSKERMSGVGASIGLDRLLAALEELGLLHMNATSACALIVCMDRSYFGYAHLLAETFRRSKVPIEVYPEINKLKKQFGYANTKGYEFVIVIGESEFSSKTLTLKNMASSMQMNNISFLKALTLIQEEKEDRTI
- a CDS encoding TerB family tellurite resistance protein produces the protein MEILLLLIAGVVVYFLYNTLQDYLKNPINQQSYPKQLEDTNINFQNAYEQVSVVEKAKSNEFSVLAAILGNFIVWSKMKTCPLKKELLDGILTDMASESKNPKLSKEELSKIVMEQKNHDTTIQIDELIDELCEEYVALTKGEYKKRLKVVEFLFALAYADGVLSEDEEDCIIDIAAFFELANDDFNALYESFKQIYAQAKTMSEKEATAIFVLQDSKDLNKRDLEQKYHDLIKNAKQNIFDSKNINKTFRDTSLSRIKEIDEAYTLLKPLAQDRRSSQETQGDSQDLENLQNSQVLQDSQKDEKSTTDKPRSSWDF
- a CDS encoding HdrB C-terminal domain-containing protein; translated protein: MKYIIYDKYDSALNPQGLLSTTKALFAALNLEVISPASLQAQGLFDCGGYWARLAQKNDLLRNVAYNLALANAADATLVFVEEDAYANAFYAKSFIESHSHIMREIETQYLHQFNLLYDSKVQMCYLPDLLNSIDISPLIQKRFTQFLTAIVRGGYQAYVPKSTNHRIYNQVGLKVLETPLANQYYAHLLQVNPQVAYANSARLFFDLADLGVDFILSYSLSQFAMLDSNRAKICKACNRDNIAIPVLLLPQILLLALGQEDRNTLGFTYHKQKVEMF
- a CDS encoding DUF5644 domain-containing protein yields the protein MDKVNLEVFRFQAGVDYLPYYTKLVFTFSSQHKLSHLLTFLHDEIGDYGYDKTYLALRINHIVIFEDMSITELVQRFGTEWQIEPLSIYYANKDLLLNKDALWRKYDTFFTEADFISEVEKKELGKYLILNLITSMENEDYLGDGFFLYLKWLISRHPHKMQFFTKWLLDKNGGILYFVSLADMVYPRANTLDEEIWELMRDIVFSYESKQIKALTTLKCGRKG